The genomic interval GCGCTGGTCGCGCTGGTCGTCGCCGCGCTGACGACGCTGGTGGTGCCGCTCGCGGTACGCCGGATCATCGACTTCGGCTTCACGTCCGAAGGCGTCGCGATGATCAACAACTACTTCAGCATGATGATCGGCGTCGTGGCCGTCCTCGCCGGCGCCAGCGCGGCGCGTTATTTTCTGGTGACAACCACCGGCGAGCGCATCGTCGCCGATCTCCGGCGCGACGTCTTCGCCCATCTGATCTCGCTGTCGCCGGTGTTCTTCGACACCGCCCGCAGCGGCGAACTGGTCTCGCGTCTGACCGCGGATACGACCCAGATCAAGTCCGCGGTCGGCTCCTCGATATCGGTCGCGTTGCGCAACGTGGTGCTGTTCCTCGGCGCGGCTTCGATGATGGTCATCACCAGCCCGCGGCTGTCCCTCCTGGTGCTGGCGGCGATCCCGCTGATCGTGCTGCCGCTGGTCGCATTCGGACGCTGGGTGCGCCGCTTGTCGCGGAGCGCGCAGGACAATCTTGCGGAAGCCACGGCCTATGCCTCCGAACTGGTCGGCGGGATCAGGACGGTGCAGGCCTACACCAACGAACGGCTCGCCGATGTCCGTTTCGGCGGCGAGGTCGAGCAGGCCTATATGGCGGCGCGCAATTCGGCGCGCGCCCGCGCCGTGCTGACCGCGATCATTATTTTCATCGTCTTCACCAGCGTGGTCCTGATCCTCTGGATCGGCTCGCGCGACGTTCTGACCGGCGACATGACGCCGGGCCGGCTAGGCCAGTTCGTGCTGTATGCCGCGTTCGCCGCGACCGGCCTCGGCCAGCTCAGCGAAGTCTGGGGCGAGGTCGCCGCCGCATCCGGCGCGGCCGAGCGCCTGTTCGAGCTTCTTCGCGTCAAGCCGGTGATCGCGGCGCCGCCGGCGCCGCGCGCGCTGCCGGTGCCGCCGCGCGGCGATGTCGTGCTGGACGACGTCAGCTTCGCCTATCCGTCGCGGCCGCAGGTCAAGGTGCTCGACGGCGTCTCTCTGGCGGTGAAGGCCGGCGAGAAGGTTGCCATCGTCGGCCCGTCCGGCGCGGGAAAAAGCACAATATTTCACTTGCTGCTGCGTTTCTACGATCCGGCCACTGGGACCATCTCCTTCGATGGCGTTCCGCTGCGCTCGGCCGATCCGCGCGAGATTCGCGCGCGGATCGCGCTGGTGCCGCAGGATTCGGTGGTGTTTGCCGCGTCCGCCCGCGAGAACATCCGCTTCGGGCGGCCGGATGCGTCCGACGCCGATGTCGAGCGTGCCGCCGATCTCGCCCATGCCACCGAGTTCATCCGCCGCTTGCCCGGCGGCTTCGAGGCGCTGCTCGGCGAGCGCGGCGTGACGCTGTCCGGCGGCCAGCGTCAGCGCATCGCCATCGCCCGTGCGATCCTGCGCGACGCGCCGCTCTTGCTGCTGGATGAGGCGACGTCGTCGCTTGACGCTGAATCCGAGACCCTGGTGCAGACCGCGCTGGAAGAACTGATGCGCCACCGCACCACGCTGGTGATCGCGCATCGTCTCGCAACGGTGCTGTCCTGCGACCGGATCATGGTGATGGATCAGGGGCGGATCGTGGAGCAGGGGACACACGCCTCGCTGGTGGCCGCGAACGGACTGTATGCCCGGCTGGCGCGGCTGCAGTTCGAAGGGGTGTGAGGCATATGCTGCGTCATGCCCGGACTTGATCCGGGCATCCATCCCCTCTGAAAAACCTTTTCAAACGATGGATTGCCGGGTCAAGCCCGGCAATGACGATATGGAAGGCTTCAGGGCTTCCATTCCATGCGCTTGACCGGCCGTCCCGACGTCGGATTGACGTCGTCGCCTGCGTGCGCGAACCCGTTGCGCGTGTAGAAGCGGATGGCGCGCTCGTTGTCGGCGTTGACCAGCAGCGTAATTCCCGCCGGCGACCGCCGTTTCGCCTCATCCATCAACGCGCCGGCGATGTCACCGCCCCAATGCGCGGGGGCGACCGCGAGCTGGTCGAGATAGCCCGCCGCATCGATGGTGACGAAGCCGGCCAATTCGCCGGAGTGCTCGGCGACGACGATGTCGGCGTTCGGTACCAGCTCGTTGCGCCAGCGCTCGCGCCACCACGGCACGCGGGCCGCGAAATCGATCGCGGGATAGGCCCGCTGCCACGTTGCCTGCCACAACGCGATGGCGGCGTCTTCGTCGGCGGGGGCGTAGGGACGAAGTTTGAACGACTCGGTCTCTTGTTGGGGCATGATCTTACCCGAAAACCGCAAGCCCGCTTGTCGAGATCATGCCCTCACCGTTCCGTCAGCTTCAGCTCGATGCGGCGGTTGCGCTTGTAGGCCTCCTCCGTCGTGCCGGTATCGAGCGGCTGGAATTCGCCAAACCCGGCGGCGACCAGGCGCTGCGGCGGCACGCCGCGCGACACCAGATACTGCACCACCGAGATCGCGCGCGCCGACGACAATTCCCAGTTCGACTTGAAGACCGGGCTGTTGATCGGCCGGACGTCGGTGTGGCCGTCGACCCGCAGCACCCAGGCGATCTCGTGCGGGATCTGCTTGTCGAGATCGATCAGCGCGCCGGCCACCTTGTCGAGCTCGGCTTTTCCTTCCGGCAGCAGCGTCGCCTGTGCGGTATCGAAAAACACCTCCGACTGGAACACGAAGCGGTCGCCGACGACCCGGATATCCGGCCGGTTGCCGAGAATGGTGCGCAAGCGCCCGAAGAATTCCGATCGGTAGCGCGACAGTTCCTGCACCCGCTTCGCCAGCGCGACGTTCAGTCGCTGGCCGAGATCGGCGATGCGATTCTGCGACTCCTTGTCTTTTTTCTCGGAGGCATCGAGCGCGTCCTCCAGCGCCGCCAGTTGCCGGCGCAGCGCGCTGATCTGCTGGTTTAGCACCTCGACCTGCGCCAGCGCGCGGGCCGAGATCTGCTTCTCGGAATCCAGCGCCTTGTTGAGTTGGGTGTTGCGGCCGGCGGCATTGTTGCCGGCGTTGGCGAGGCCGTCATAGAGGCCCTTGACCCGGTCGCGCTCGGCCTCCGCCGACGCCAGCCCCGCGCGCAACTGGCCAACCTCGTCGCTGAGGCTGATCTTGCCGAGTTTTTCCAGCGACAGCAGATCGTTCAACTGCGCGATCTGGGCGGTGAGCTGTTCGAGCGCCTTGTCCTTGCTGGTGACTTGCTGCGACAGGAAGAACTGCACCACCAGAAACACCGACAGCAGAAAGACGACGGCAAGCACCAGCGTCGAGAGGGCATCGACGAATCCCGGCCAGTAGTTGAATCCGCTCTCGTTCCGGCGCCCGCGTGCAAGGGCCATCATATGTCTCTTATGCTGTAGCGTTTTCGAGCGAAG from Nitrobacter sp. NHB1 carries:
- a CDS encoding ABC transporter transmembrane domain-containing protein yields the protein MSSVEVRENTSKAAAIALPPDSAPKAGVAAAEPAVADQTAPPTSAARRVPLRPLLALMPYIARYRGRALLALVALVVAALTTLVVPLAVRRIIDFGFTSEGVAMINNYFSMMIGVVAVLAGASAARYFLVTTTGERIVADLRRDVFAHLISLSPVFFDTARSGELVSRLTADTTQIKSAVGSSISVALRNVVLFLGAASMMVITSPRLSLLVLAAIPLIVLPLVAFGRWVRRLSRSAQDNLAEATAYASELVGGIRTVQAYTNERLADVRFGGEVEQAYMAARNSARARAVLTAIIIFIVFTSVVLILWIGSRDVLTGDMTPGRLGQFVLYAAFAATGLGQLSEVWGEVAAASGAAERLFELLRVKPVIAAPPAPRALPVPPRGDVVLDDVSFAYPSRPQVKVLDGVSLAVKAGEKVAIVGPSGAGKSTIFHLLLRFYDPATGTISFDGVPLRSADPREIRARIALVPQDSVVFAASARENIRFGRPDASDADVERAADLAHATEFIRRLPGGFEALLGERGVTLSGGQRQRIAIARAILRDAPLLLLDEATSSLDAESETLVQTALEELMRHRTTLVIAHRLATVLSCDRIMVMDQGRIVEQGTHASLVAANGLYARLARLQFEGV
- a CDS encoding GNAT family N-acetyltransferase — encoded protein: MPQQETESFKLRPYAPADEDAAIALWQATWQRAYPAIDFAARVPWWRERWRNELVPNADIVVAEHSGELAGFVTIDAAGYLDQLAVAPAHWGGDIAGALMDEAKRRSPAGITLLVNADNERAIRFYTRNGFAHAGDDVNPTSGRPVKRMEWKP
- a CDS encoding peptidoglycan -binding protein; translated protein: MALARGRRNESGFNYWPGFVDALSTLVLAVVFLLSVFLVVQFFLSQQVTSKDKALEQLTAQIAQLNDLLSLEKLGKISLSDEVGQLRAGLASAEAERDRVKGLYDGLANAGNNAAGRNTQLNKALDSEKQISARALAQVEVLNQQISALRRQLAALEDALDASEKKDKESQNRIADLGQRLNVALAKRVQELSRYRSEFFGRLRTILGNRPDIRVVGDRFVFQSEVFFDTAQATLLPEGKAELDKVAGALIDLDKQIPHEIAWVLRVDGHTDVRPINSPVFKSNWELSSARAISVVQYLVSRGVPPQRLVAAGFGEFQPLDTGTTEEAYKRNRRIELKLTER